The DNA region CAATGGGAGAAGGATTACCTTACGCTATTGCAGTCTTTAAGAGAAACATTGCCAAGCAATGTAAAAAATATTTCTTTTGAATTAATCACCCATAGATTCACAGCCCGGGCCAAAAACCGTATTTTGGAAGTGTTCCCGCAAACAACCCTACCCATGGAAGAAAAAGAGCGCAAATTTAAATACGGGCAGTTCGGGTATGGCAAATATATCTATACTAAAGAAGAGATGAATGACATAAAAAAATTTTTTGCAAACCACATAGAGAGTATTTTTCCCGGTGCTGAAATAAAATACCTGGTTTAAAATATACACGCTAAAGCTGAACATCGGAGCTTCGGGTGGGGATTCAACCCCACCTGAAGAAAAAAAGTGATAACTCCCACTTATAGAAGTGGGAGTCTTAGAAATCAGATTAATTCCCTTTTATTTTTTTTACCCTAACAACTCTATTTCCTGCAACCCTTTTAGTTCCTTAGCTATCTCCTCCGCTGTTTTACCGCCAGGGAGCAACAGATCAGGTGCTAAATCAGCAAGGGGAACCATCACAAAGGCACGCTCTAACATCCTGGGATGTGGCACCTCCAGCCCCGGCTCTCTGATTACATGTAGCCCATACATTAAAATGTCAAGATCCACCACCCTGGGCCCCCAGCGAATCTGCCTCTTTCTGCCCAAAAAATCTTCTGTCCATAATATTTGGGCTAAAAGGTTATCAGGTTTTAGTGTGGTTTGAATTTGGGCCACAGTGTTTAAAAACCAATCCTGCTGTGTATACCCCACAGGGGCTGTGCGGTAGAACGGTGCCACTCTTTCAATGTCAATCCCAGATTCATCCTTGAGCATTTCCAAGGCCTTTTTAATATTTCCCTCTTTGTCACCCATGTTTGAGCCTAGCCCTAAAAAAGCTATTTCCTTATTCATGCTTGATCCCCACGGGCTCCCGACTTATTTCAACGGCCATACTACCGAAATGGCCGGGCACAGGCGCAGCTGGCTTTTTCACCCTGACAGTTACACGACATACGGTAAAGTGCTGCAATATGGCGGTGGCAATGTCTTCAGCAACAGTTTCGATTAAATTACGCGGTCGCCCCTCAACAATTTCTCTCACCAGGTAAAAGGCATCGGCATAACTCACAGTATCGGCACGGTCATCACTTTTCCCAGCTTTATTTAGACTCAAATACATTGACAAATCTATGATAAATTTTTGCCCCAACCGGTTCTCTTCGGGTAAAACACCATGATACCCGTAAAACTCCATATCTTGCATAATAATCCTATCCATACACGGACACCGCTTTCCTTAAACTTCTAACACTGTCTAACCATGGCATCGGTCATCCGGGCTACCCTTACCATTTCCTTAACATCATGCACCCGAACAATGTCAACTCCCAAAGTTATTCCCAATGCCACCGATGCACTGGTACCCTCAACCCTTTCGTCCGCCGGCAAACCCAATGCTTTACCGATCATGGATTTACGGGAAGTTCCTAAAAGAACCGGTTGCCCCAAGCAA from Bacillota bacterium includes:
- the folK gene encoding 2-amino-4-hydroxy-6-hydroxymethyldihydropteridine diphosphokinase, whose product is MNKEIAFLGLGSNMGDKEGNIKKALEMLKDESGIDIERVAPFYRTAPVGYTQQDWFLNTVAQIQTTLKPDNLLAQILWTEDFLGRKRQIRWGPRVVDLDILMYGLHVIREPGLEVPHPRMLERAFVMVPLADLAPDLLLPGGKTAEEIAKELKGLQEIELLG
- the folB gene encoding dihydroneopterin aldolase — its product is MDRIIMQDMEFYGYHGVLPEENRLGQKFIIDLSMYLSLNKAGKSDDRADTVSYADAFYLVREIVEGRPRNLIETVAEDIATAILQHFTVCRVTVRVKKPAAPVPGHFGSMAVEISREPVGIKHE